The genomic stretch TCGATGCACGTGATGGAAAATAGCGATGTCGTCAAACAAGCGACGAAGAACGATCCTCGTGTGACGCGGTTTGGTGCTTTCCTGCGCCGTACCTCGCTGGATGAACTTCCCCAATTTTTCAATGTATTACAAGGTACTATGTCAATTATCGGCCCCCGTCCACACGCGGTGGTACATAATGAACAGTACCGGCAGTTGGTCGAAAATTACATGATTCGTCATAAGGTAAAACCGGGTATCTCTGGGTTAGCGCAGGTGAATGGTTACCGTGGCGAAGTGGATACACTCGATAAAATGGAAAAGCGGGTGTACTACGATATTACCTATATTCAAAGCTGGTCTCTTTGGCTGGATCTCAAGATTATTTTTAGAACCATTTTCAAAGGTTTTATCGGTGAAAATGCGTACTAATCTGATCATTGCCGCAGGGATGATAGTACCGCATTGCTCCTGGGCTGAGCTGACACCCAAATCGCATATCGGTATAGCCGGTATTGATTTTCAGAGCCAGCTTGGTCTGGATTATGGTCATGAGAATAACGTGACCTCGCAGGCGGATACGAAAGACGTCCTGAATGCAGATTTTCAGAGTATCAGACCCACGATTAAAGCCATCGGTGCCCGTTATGACGATAATTATGTCTTGATGTATTCCGGTGATTATCGTCGCTATGACACCGACTCAGCGGATAATTATACCGACCACACCTTTCGTTTTAATGGTGCCTGGCGCTATGGCAATAAACACGGACTCGCATTGAACCTTGAGGATTCTCAGGGGCATGAAAAACGAGGCCGTGGCATTACAGAAGGTTTTCGACCACAACTGTTCAGCGACTTTGGGGTGAATTCACCGTTGAGCACGACGGTTTTCAACAGTGAATTACGTTACAGCTATGGTACGCCGGGGGGGCGAGGTAAAGCGGATGTCGCTGTGCTGTTTAAAACACTGCGCTTAGGCAATACCGACGAGATTAAAAACACAGATATCGATTTTTATAACTATATTCGTGGACAAGAGTGGCATGAAAACCGTCTGATCGCCGAATTGTCAGATCAGTACTCTGCGACGACGCGCTTTAGCTACCGAGTTATTAATAGCCAGCGCCGTTATGAGGTTGATGCGAAAAAAGACACCAGCGAATATAACCTGGAATACGGTGTGTCATCTCGTATCACCGGGAAAACCCGAATCAATGCCAACCTGTCCTGGTTATATAAAACCTTTGATAACAACCCGAGTGCCAGTGATTTTCGCGGTGTGAACTGGGATATTCAGGCTGAATGGACGCCACGTAAACAGTCTGTTTTTACCGTGCATACCGCACAGCGCGTTAAAGACCCGACGGAGGTGGGCGGTTATATCACGGAGTCTGAATACGGTATCGCTTATCAGCATTACTGGCTGACCGACCGTTTCTCCACCACGTTTGATTATTCCTACCTGATAGACCGCTATCAGCATTATCAGGATGACCGCAACGACGGGAACCGGGTGCTTACCTTCGCGATGAACTATCGCTTCAGACCCTCTATTAACGTTGAGCTCAAATATCAACGCAATACGTTACGTTCCAATAAAAATACCGATTCTTTCTTTATTGGCCCTGACGGTAATCGCCAGGTTATCAGAACGTTGGGCCATGATAACTCTC from Dickeya zeae NCPPB 2538 encodes the following:
- a CDS encoding capsular biosynthesis protein yields the protein MRTNLIIAAGMIVPHCSWAELTPKSHIGIAGIDFQSQLGLDYGHENNVTSQADTKDVLNADFQSIRPTIKAIGARYDDNYVLMYSGDYRRYDTDSADNYTDHTFRFNGAWRYGNKHGLALNLEDSQGHEKRGRGITEGFRPQLFSDFGVNSPLSTTVFNSELRYSYGTPGGRGKADVAVLFKTLRLGNTDEIKNTDIDFYNYIRGQEWHENRLIAELSDQYSATTRFSYRVINSQRRYEVDAKKDTSEYNLEYGVSSRITGKTRINANLSWLYKTFDNNPSASDFRGVNWDIQAEWTPRKQSVFTVHTAQRVKDPTEVGGYITESEYGIAYQHYWLTDRFSTTFDYSYLIDRYQHYQDDRNDGNRVLTFAMNYRFRPSINVELKYQRNTLRSNKNTDSFFIGPDGNRQVIRTLGHDNSLIMLTTKVQI